A window of Myxococcus fulvus genomic DNA:
ACCCCGCGAGCCCTCCGCCCGGAGTCCTCCCTCTTCCGGGCGGAAGGGGCACGCGCGAGCGCCTCAGCGCGACTGCAGGCGCAGGTTGTCCAGGGCCACCTCCGGGTGACCCACGGGCAGGTCGACGAAGAACGCGACGGGCTGCGCGGTGCCCAACTGGAAGTTGGCGCGCACCCGCTTCGCCACCGCGTCACACGGCATGCGCGGCTCCCGCCCATCGGCGGTGATGAAGCCGCACATCATCCCCCGCGTGGCGCGCGACGTGTCGAAGGCCACGGCCCAGCCGCGTCCCGGCACCAGCGCCTGCCGCGTCGCCACCCACCGCTGTCCGCCGCGAAGCAGCGCCGCGAAGCGCGAGGACTCACCCCGGGTCCACGTGGCCGGCACCGGCACGGACGCTCCGGGCTCCAGGATGCCCACCCCGACGCGCTGCGAGCGGTACTCGAAGCCCTGGGACAGCGTGTCGGAGACGACGACCAGCTCCGTCACCGCGGCGTCGCCGGAGTCCGCCTCCAGCGAGAGCTTCAGCGTCTGCGTGCCTCCGCTGTCCGCCACGAAGGTGGTGGCGACGAGCCCCGCGGCCTCGCCCGGACGGCTCCGTGGGCTGGCCCCACGCAGGAGCGTCTGTCCGCCCAGGGTGAGGGTGACTCGCGGCGGCGTGGCCTCCAGCGCGCGGACGCGGACCGACACGCGATAGCTCATGCCCAAGACCATCCTCGCGGGTGGCAGCCAGAGCGGGCTGTCCCGCCCGAGGGGCACCAGCGGCTCGTTGGGGAAGCGCACGCGTTCCCATGCCGAGCACGTGGCCTCGACGCAGGGCCAGGGCTTGGGAAAGGCCTGCGGGGTGAGCGGGGCGCGGCGCAATAGCCAGACATCGTGCTCCAGCCACAGGTGGAGGTTGGGGAACAGGCCGGGTGATTGGGCATCGCAGACGTCCGAGGCGCTCCGCGACTCCACGAGCTTGCGCGTGAAGGCCAGCCGCGCGTAACCCAGCCCCGCGTCTCCCGGGCCGCGCGCGGTGCGCTCGGGGTCCTCGCAGAGGAAGTCGTAGTCGTGCGCCGGGAACACCCACGGGGCCCACGCGGCCACTGGCCCGAGCAGCTCCTCGATGCCCAGCGCCGCGTTGGGCTGGGTGATGCCGGCGCCCGAAGAGCCGTGGCAGCCATGCAGCTCGGTGAGGCGGGCGTCCGTGCCCGTCGGCGTCACGCCCAGCGAGACGCGGGGGCGGCCGGAGCGGGACCACGGCGTGGAGCGCAGCGGCAGCAGCTGGTGGGCGTCGTAGTAGTGGTAGTTGAGCGTGGGCTCGTAGCCGGCGTAGCGCGTGTAGTGGCGCCAGAGGTCGGAGCTCCGGTCCGCGGGGATGGTGTAGACCTCGTGGGTCCACGACATCGAGACGGGGACGCCCTCGCCCTCGGAGCCGGCCACGCCCAGGTAGTCATAACGACAGCCGGGGCTCGAATCGCCGCAGTCGAGCAGCGCCGTGTCCGCGCGGGGGAATGCCGCGGGGCAGCGGTAATCACCGAAGGGCCCTCCGCAGCGCGCCACCACCCGGCAGCCGTAGGACGTCGTGCTGTAGCCCGGCCCCAGCGGCGTCTTGCGATAGCGCGGGAAGGTGCCCGACAGGCTCCGCGCCGTGGCCTCCCAGTGCACCTCGTCGGCGCGCATGGGGTCATACATGCGGACCTCGAGCAATTGGTCCGCGGGGGACCACACGTTCGTGGCATCCACGCAGTGGGCCGCGGTGATGGCCCGGCGCGGTGAGATGAACGTGACACCACACGTGTAGCGCAGCGGTGTTCCATCCAGGCCCAGGATGGGTGCGTGCGTCCCCGGGCGCAGCATGGGAACGAACACCGTCCCCTGGCTGAGCCGGCTGCTGGCCTCCGCGCCCGACGGGGTCAGCTCCACGCGGTAGTAGTCCTGATACGCCCACTGCACGGGCTGCTCCACCGAGGGTGTTCCGGACGCGCCGGGTGACTCCAGCGGGCCACCGCAGCCGACGAGACAGGTCGTCAGGATTGCCAGCTGAAAGCTCACGCGGACGCGCACGGCGCGTCGTGTCGTCTCCATGGATTTTCCCCCCATGACGCAGGCGCGGCCGTCCTGCTCCCGCGCGAGTGCTGGTGTCACCGGCACCCCGCATCATGCTGCGCATCTTCCCCGCCCAGAGCCCGCACGGCCTGCCCGCGCGTCTGTCGCCCGGCCCACGCTGGAGGTGTTTCACGTCTTCGAAGCGGCACTGCGCCCACGTCACCCCGTGTGCGGGTTTGCGTGGATTTATGCCAATGAACAATGTATAAACGTGTAATCACGACATATCTTGCCAAGTCGTGATTCCGGCAGGGGCCGGAGTTGCTCATCCCAGGCAGGGGGCGCGGCCGTCCGCGCGGGTGTGAGAACGCGAATGCAACGCATGTTTGAAAAGCGCCAGGGAAGCTGGCGCACGGGAGTGGTGTGCGCGCTGTTGGCTTTGGGTTCGGCGTGTGGGGACGCGGGGGTGGAGCCCGAGTCACCGGCGCCCGAGGTGGTGGACGCGGACCCTGGGCGTCATCCGGAGCGCCGTGGCATCGGCATGCTGCCGTTGCCGAGCGGGCCGTCGGCGATGGCCATCACGGTGGACCCTCGCGCGTCGCTCATCGTCACCGATGACGCCATCGTGAGGAACTTCACGCTGCTGCGGGTGATGCAGCAGCTGGTGACGCAGTCGGGTGTCGCGGGCCTGACGCCGCTGGCGCTCTTCCAGGACTGGTGGAGCACGCAGGCGCCCCCGGGCTGTCTGCCCGTCTTCAACACCTTCCCCTATGAGTGTCCGCGGACGGAGTCGAACCAGGCCTTCGTCAATCCCTTCATCAACCCGGGCACCAACCCCGACGAGTACATCCCGCTGGCGCTGGTCAACCGCTTCGACCTGGCGCCGGTGTCGGGCAGCGACTGCGGTGAGTACCGCATCGTCTTCGGCAAGCGCTCGGGCATCCCGGGCGGGGGCAATCGCAACCTGCTCATCTTCGAGGCGGTGCTGCCCAATCCCAACCCCGCCGCGGGCCTCAATGGCTGTCAGCCGGTGGCCAACTTCTGGGCGTCCCTGACGGGGATGACCACCGTGTCGGCCCGGGTCTCCGCGTTGATGGGCTTCTACTTCAACGGCCTGCCGGGCTCGGGCGTGATGCCGGTGGTGCACATGGACAACTACGGCAACCGCGTGGGGGCCGTGGCGACGGGGCAGGTGCGCACCAACCAGTTCATCGGGCGGCCGTGGACGCTGCGTGAGTTCAGCGTGCGTCGGACGATGTGCGGCGCCACCCCCTGCCAGCTGCGCTTCGTGCCAGTGACGGTGAAGGTCAACCCGGGCGGGACGCTGTTCAACCCGGCGTCCGGACACGCGCTCGCGCCCGCCTTCCAGAACACGGTGTTCCCCGCCGAGGTGCCCGCGCTGGCCGTCAATGACATCAACCTGTTCAACAACGCCATCCCGGACGCGTTCAACAGCGGGCAGAGCCACGTGGGGGTGTTCGAGAACCAGTACGTCGCGCAGTTCGGCCCGGGCCCCAGCCCCTTCCACACCAACGTCCAGGCGGCGATTGCCGCGGCGGGCAGCACGCTGACGCCGCAGCAGGTGGTGGCGCGCTCCATGGCGCTGTCGTGCGCCGGCTGCCACGAGAACAGCAACGGCGCCAACCTGGGCGGCGGGCTCGTCTGGCCTCCGTCGGGCGGCTTCGTGCACGTGGGCGAGCAGTTCGACCCGCTTTCGGGGGTGCTCGGCCCGCGCTACCGCATCTCCCCGGCGCTCACCAACGTCTTCCTGCCCCACCGCAAGGCGGTGCTGGAGACGTTCCTGAACGCCTCGTGCGGGGACGCCACGTGCCAGCCGTGGGAGACGACCACCGTCTGCCCGGCTGACTGCCCGTAGTCCTCGGTCCACCAAGGTTCGGCTGTGGGCGCGGAGGCAGGTCTATACTCCGCGCCCACCATGACGGCGGACTCCCTCAAGCAGCACCTGCGGCGCACGCTCCGGCGGGATTTGTGGCTGACGCTCACCCCCGCGCTGCTCCTCATCGGCGTCGCCTTCGCCGCCGCGTTCCACTTCATCAAGCCCGCGCCCCCCAAGACGCTGGTGCTGGCCATGTCCCAGGACGAGGGCGGCTTCCGCTACTACGCCCGGAAGTACCAGGACTTCCTGGCCAAGCACGACATCAAGCTGGAGCTGCGCTCGACGAAGGGCTCCATCGAGAACGTGGCGCTGCTGGCGGACGAGGCCTCGGGCGTGGACGTGGCCTTCGTGCAGAGCGGGACGGTGGCGGGCGACGCCGCGGGGAACGTGGTGTCGCTGGGCAGTCTGTCCTACGTGCCCCTGTGGGTGTTCTACCGGGGGGAGCCGCTGGAGGACGTGCGCCAGCTCAAGGGCCGCAAGGTGGCGGTGGGGCCCGAGGGCAGCGGCACGCGGGCGCTGGCCGTCACGCTCTTGAAGGCCAACGGCATCGACGAGGCGCCCACGGAGCTGATGCCGCTGGAGCGCGAGGCCGCCATCGAGCAGCTCAAGCAGGGGACGGTGGACGCCATCTTCCTCATCTCTCCGGCCGAGTCCCCTGCCATCCACCGGCTGGCGGCGGTGCCCGGCATTCGGCTCCTGAGCTTCACGCGGGGCGCGGCGTACGCGCGGCGCTTCCCGTACCTGTCGCGGCTGGTGTTGCCGCGGGGCGTGTTCAACCTGGCCTCGGACGTCCCGGCCGAGGACGTGGTGGTCATCGCGCCCACGGCGAACCTGGTGGCGCGCGACTCGCTGCACCCGGCGCTGGCCTATCTGCTGATGCGCGCGGCCAGTGAGGTCCACGGCAACGCGGGCCTGCTGGACGGCGCGGCCGAGTTCCCCGCGCCGCGCGAGACGGGCTTCCCGCTCAGCGACGAGGCGAAGCGCTACTACGAGGCGGGGGTCCCCCTGCTGCAGCGCTACCTGCCGTTCTGGGCCGCCAACCTGGTGGACCGGCTGTGGGTGATGCTGGTGCCCATCATCGCGGTGGTGGTGCCGCTGTTCCGGGCGGTGCCGGCGGTGTACCAGTGGCGCATGCGCTCGCGCATCGTGCGTTGGTATGCGCGGCTGAAGGAGATTGAAATCCAGCTCGATGAGAACCCCGGGCAGGAGATGCTCGAGGACATGCTCAAGCGACTGGAGGAGGCGGAGCGCGAGGTCAACCGCATCCCCATGCCGCTGGCGTACGCGGAGAACCTCTACTTCTTCCGCGAGCACATCGAGGTGGTGCGCCGTCGCCTCATCCGTCGGCTCTCCGGTGGGCGGGACGGGGCGGACGCGCACGCGCACTCCGCCAGCGCGTAGCCGGTTCGAGCCTCGCGCGGGGCGCTCGCGCGGGGGCACGGGGGAATGGCTCCCCTTGCGTGCTCCGGTCGACGCTTCCCGTCAAGGCCACGCGCAACACCTGACAGGCGCGCATCAGGCGCCGCCGCGTGTTCACGTGGGTGAGGCCGAGCTGGGCGGCCATGGTGCGTCCATCCAGCTCCCGCTCGAAGCGCAGCACGCAGGCCTGTCGCAGCGACTCGGGGAGGCAGGCGACGTGGCGCCACAGGAGCCGGGCCTGCTCGCGCTCGAGCAGGAGGTGCTCGGGTGAGGGGGCGTGGAGGGCGTCCGTGGCCTCGGTGCACGTGTCGTCGGTGGGGTCGTCCGCGCGCCGGGCCCGTGCGCGGTGCTGGTCCACGCAGGTGTTGTGGAGGATGCGCGCCAGCCAGGCCTCGGGGTTGTGGAGGCGGTGGGCCTCTCGGGGCCAGGCCTCCGCGGCCCGGAGCATCGCGGCGCCCAGCGCGTCCTCCGCGTCGGCGTGGTTGCCTCCGAGCTGGCGCACGCTCCTGGCGAGGAGCCTCGGTTGGTGCTGCCGCCACATCTCCCAGAAGCGGGTCGACGTCGTTTCGTTGAGAGTCTTCACCGTGGGCTCACCCCTGCGTGTGAGGCCCCCTTGAGCAACGGGTATGCCCACGCGTGTCCCTCGGACAAAGGCGCCCGGAAGCGTGGACTGGCATGTCAGCCTCGGGCGCTGACATGTCAGCCGAGGGCCCGGGGAGGGTGGCGTCAGCCTCGACCCATGCCTGCTCGGTGTAGCCTGGAGGAGAACCCGGCTCCGGTGCCGAGCGTCCCCCTCATGTCGCAGCGAATCCTCGACGATGTCTCCACCGCCAGCCCCCCTCGGCGTGGCGGCGACTCCCAGTCAGCGCCCCTCGCGCCAGCGCTGACGCTGGTCTCCCATCCGCTCGCGTCGAGGGTGGGGGAGCGCTACGTGCTGGAGGCCCTGCTCGCCGGGCGTGAGGTGGCCCTGTCGCGCAACGAGCCGCTCTTCACGCGCGTGGGGGAGGGTGTGGGGCGACCGCTGGCGGACCCGTTCCTGAGCCGACGGCCGCTGCGCTTCCTGCCGCGCCCGGAGGGCGGGCTCCGGCTGGAGGTGGACGCGGGGGGCACGTCCGTGGTGGTCGGAGGTGCGGGCGGTGGTGCGTGGGATTTCCGGCCGGAGGTGCTCGAGGCGGGGGTGACGCTGGAGCTGGGCGGGCGCGTGGTGCTGCTGCTGCACCGCGTGGCGCTGGACGCGGAGCGCTCGGCGGACACCCTGGGCATGGTGGGACAGAGCCTGGCCCTGGGCCGCGTGCGCACCCGCGTGCGGCAGGTGGCGGACCTGGAGGTGCCGGTGCTCGTGCGGGGGGAGACGGGCTCGGGGAAGGAGCTGGTCGCCCGGGCGCTCCATCAGCGGAGTCCTCGGCGCAGGGGGCCCTTCATCAGCGTCAACGTGGGCACGCTGGCGCGCGAGCTGGCGGCCTCGGAGTTGTTCGGCGCGCAGCGCGGGGCCTACACGGGCGCGTCGCAGAGTCGCGAGGGGTTCTTCCGCGCGGCCCATGGCGGCACGCTCTTCCTGGATGAGGTGGGTGAGGCTCCGCCGGAGGTGCAGGTGGCGCTCTTGCGCGTGCTGGAGACGGGGGAGGTGTTCCCGGTGGGCTCACATACCCCCGTCGTCACGGACGTGCGGCTGGTGGCCGCGACGGACGCGCCGTTGGAGGAACTCATCGAGCAGGGGCGGTTTCGCGCACCGCTGTTGCATCGGCTCTCCGGTTACACGCTCCAGATGCCCGCGCTGCGGGAGCGGCGTGAGGACATCGCGCTGCTCTTCCATCACTTCGCGCGGCAGGAGCTGGATGCGCTGGGCGAGGCGTGGCGGCTGGAGCCCGAGGACCCCTACGCGGAGCCGTGGTTGCCCGCGTCGCTGGCGACGCGTCTGTTGGACTTCGACTGGCCCGGCAACGTGCGCCAGCTTCGCAACGTGGTCCGGCAGCTGGTCATCAGCAGTCGGGGGCAGCCTCGGCTCCAGGTGGATGCGTCCCTGGAGGCGGAGCTGGGCTCCGGCAAGCGAGAGGAGCCCGTGGCGCAGACGCGCCGCAAGCCGGCGGAGGTGTCGGAGCGGGAGCTCCTGGAGGTGCTGCGGGAGTGCTCGTGGGATTTGAAGGGCACGGCGGAGCGGCTCGGCATCACCCGGGCGTCGCTCTACAACCTGGTGGACCGCAGCCCGCACATCCGCACGGTGAAGGACCTGAGCGCGGAGGAGATCTCGCGCTGCTTCCACGAGTGCGCGGGGGACCTGGACGCGATGGTGCAACGGTTGGAGGTCTCCCGGCGCGCGCTCCAACGGCGGGTCCGTGAGCTGGGGCTCGGGCCCGCCGAGTGATGGCGTCATCCGGCGTGGCGGGCTCTCGCGGCCACGCTCCATTCAGTCGAACGACGTGAGGAGGCTCGAGTGATGAAGTTGCATGGGATGGCAGTCGTGATGTGGCTGGCAATGGGGTGTGCTCCGGAGCAGGCCGCGTCCCAGGAGGCCCTCGCGGCGCAGGCGCAGGCGCAGGAACTCGAATGTTCCAAGCTGAGGGAGGTGTCTTGCACCTTGGTGGACGGACTGTGTCCGAAGGTCGCGCCGGACGAGGTGTGCACCATCACCATCGGCCTGGGCGCGGAGCCGGTGACGCCCGCCTTCTCCTGCATCCATCGGAGGCAGTGGCTCAAGCTCCGGCTGGATGAGCACGTGTCGCACGCCATCATCCACTTCGATGGTGACCCTTCGGGCCGTCTCTTCGAGGGGGACCCGTCGGACACCGTCAAGCTGGACCCCTGGTACAGGCCTTCGTGGTGCGGGAAGGTCTCGGCCAAGGCGCGGTGGATGGACTATCCCTTCCGGGTGTCCACGGGCACGGGAGAGGGCCAGCCTGGAGAGCTGGAGGTGGTGAGGGATCCAGGCGAGCCCGAGGAGGAGTGAGGGCCGCTCGCTCAACGCGGTGAGGTCGTGAGCAGGGGCGCCCAGGTCCGCCCGGGTCGAGGGCGGGCCACCAGCGCGCGCGACAGGGCCTCGCGGGCCCGCTCTTGTTCATCGGAGGACTGCGTGGGCGATGAGCGCGCGCGCAGGAGTTCCAGCGCCGCATGCAGTGCGCGCGCCTCGAGGTCATCGGGGCGCACCTTCAGCACGGTGGACGCATGCGCGAGGCCTCGCTCCAGCGCATCGCCTGGGGAGGCGTCCGCGAGATGTCGGGCGAGGGCGTGCTCCATGAGGAGCCGCGCGAGCGCGAGTCGGTCGTCATGGGGGCGTGAGCTGACGGCGAGCACGGCTTCGTGGGCCTGCGACGCCTCGGTGAAGGCCGACTCTTGCTCCTGTGGGAGGACGGAGGTCGGAGTGCTCGCGATGAGGGTGCCCGTGCCTCGTGTCCCTCGCCATGCGAGCGCCCTCATGCGTCGGGCCTTCGCCACATAGCGCAGGGCTTCCTCATCTCGGGAATTGCGCGTCACCGCTTCGCGCAGCGCGAGCTCGGCGGCTTCGAGCGCGTGTACCACCGCAAGAGCATCCCGCGGATTGCGCTGGGCCGCGTCGCGCGCAGCAGCCTCGGGCGAGGGGCTCGCAGCATGGTCATCGCGTGGAGCGCGTGTTGCCGCGTCGCTCACGGTGGCCTCGCGTGCGTGGCTGACACCCGGGCCGCGCTCCCACGCGTAGGTCGCGAGCAGCAGCTCGGCGTGGCCCAGGTTCGCCCATGCGGTCGACAGCTCCGGCTGGAGCGCGAGCGCGGCCTGGGCCTCGCGCTTCGCGGCCTGGGCGTCCTCGCGCGGGTCCTCCCCGAGCTCCAGCCGATACGCCGCGCGAGCCGCCAGCGCCTCCGACAGGTTGCTGAACATCAGCCCTTGTTTCGGCGAGAGCGCGCGAGCCCGGACGAACGCCTCACGGGCCTCGTCGACAGCAGGGAAGGGGGACTCTCCTCGCTGCCACGCATCGCGAGCACGCTCCAGGTGCACCAGCCCCACGCCTCCGTGGAGCTGCGGCACCTCGGCGTTGAGCGCGAGCGCGCTTCGATACGAGCTGAGCGCCGCGTCCAGCGCGGACCGTGCATCCTTGCCCGAGTCACGCGAGCGCGCCGCGCGGAGCGCGTGCACCTGCGCCTCGTAGAAGTGGCTGACCAGGTTGCGCGGGTTGAGGCTCCGCGCCTTCTCCAGCGCCTCCCGGGCGCGCTCCAAATCCGTCTCCGCCGTGGTGCTGCGCGGATTCGACGCGCGCTTGAACCAGGCACTGCCCAGGTTGATCCACGCATCCGGCAGCGACTCGTCGATGCCGATGGCGGTGCGGTACGCCTCGATGGCGCGCTGCCGGTTGGCGAGCGAGTCCTCGCCCACCGCGTCCTCATGGTCCGCCCAGACCTTGAAGATGAGCCCCAGGTTGGCGTGATAGTCGTAGCCGCGCTCCCGCGGCGCCACCCCTTCGAACGCCTCGATGGACTGACGCAGCAGCGCGCGAGGGTCCTCGCTGCGCGCCTGTCGCAGCCGCGCCTCCTGCCAGAGCACCAACCCGAGCGCCTGCCGCGCCTCGCTGCGATTCGGCTCCACCTCGAGCGCCGCGCGCGCCGCCTTCAACGCGGCCTCCAACGGCGCCCGCGCATCCCCACCCTGCCTGCCGCGATACTCCGCGAGCCTGCGATGCAGCAGGGCCTTGCGCACCAGCGAGGGCACATGCCGAGGCGAGGCGGTGAGCCCGCGCTCCAGCGCCTCCAGCGCCCGCTCCAGATGGGGCGTCACGTCCCCCTGGCCATACATCCCCATGCGCAGCGCCACCTGCTCCACACCCGCGAGCGCCAGGTGCGCCTCCGGCAGACTCTCCGCGAGCGACGCGGCCCGGGCATGCGCTCGTCGCGCCGCATCCAGGTCCTCCTGCGCGGGCTCGCGACGCCCCGCATCCCAATGACTCGTGGCGCGGGCCACCAACACGTCCCCCCGCAGCAGCGGCGCCTCGAAGAACCAGGGCAGCCGCTCGCCCAAGGCGTCCAGCCGCTCCAGGGCGTCCTCGTAGCGCTCCTCGTGGTACGCGAGCAGCGCCGCGACGTACTCGGCGGGCGGCAGGTCCACGTCGCCGCCCTTCCTCAACCACTCCAGCGCCGGCTCCCGGTACTGCGCCACCAGCGCCTTGCGTCGCCCCTGTCGCTCCAGCGCGGGCAGGTGCTCGGACGCGCGCAGCTGCTCCTGGTAGAGCTGCCCCAGCGAGAGCGCCAGCGCGCAGGCGACACGCGGCGTCCGCGTGCCGTGTCGCCAGGCGGCCTCCAGCGCCTCCTTCGCGCGCCCGGGCTCCCCCATCGCCAACCAGCCCCGCCCCAGCGCCTCGTTGCCCGGCCCCAGCGCGTGCTCGCCCCCCGCGCGCATCTCCCGGGCGATGTCCTCCAGGCGCGTCTCCAGCGTGCGCCGCTCCTCCCGCGTGTCGTGCAGCCGCGCCAGGGCGGTGTACCGGGCGCGGGCCTCCACGTGCTCGGCGAGCTCGGAGAAGCGGCGCGCCAGGTGCTCGCGCACGTCCGCCTCGCGTCGGGCGAGCACCGCCTGCACCCCCGCGAGCAGCAACACCAGCCCCACCACCGCCGTCAGCGTCAGCCCCCGCCAGTGCCGGCGCGCCAGCCGCGCCATCCGGTAGCCCGGCCCCGTCGAGCGCGCGAGCACCGGCGCCCCATCGAGGAAGCGCCGCAGGTCCTCCACCAGCGCCCTCGCCGAGTCGTACCGGGCCCCGCGCTCCTTCTCCAGACACTTGAGGACGATGGCCTCCAGGTCCGCGGGCACCTCGGGCGCCAGCGCGCGTGGAGGCCGGGGCTCCTCCGTGGGGATGCGGCTGAGCACCTCCAACGCGTTGCTCCCGGGCACGGGCGCCTGGCCCACCAGGAGCGCGTAGAGCGTGGCGCCCAGCGCGTACACATCCACGCGCCGGTCCAGCCGGCTCACCTCTCCGCGCGCCTGCTCGGGCGCCATGTAGTGCGGCGTGCCCAGGATGGCCCCGGTGGCGGTGACACCCTCGCCCGGCGCCCGCGCCAGCCCGAAGTCCATGACGTAGGGCTTCCACTGTCCGTCGGCCGTGCGCTCCACCACGATGTTGGACGGCTTGATGTCGCGGTGGATGAGGCCGGCGCGGTGCGCCGCGTGCACGCCCTCGGCGGCCTGCGCCAGCAGCAGCGCCTTCTGCTCGACGGAGAGCTGGCTGGCGAGCTGGTGGAGCGGCAGCCCGTCCACGTACTGCATCGCGATGTACGCGCGCCCCTGGACCTGGCCCACCTCGTAGACCTTGCACACGCGCTCGTGCTCCACGCGCGCCTGGGCCTGCGCCTCCGCCACGAAGTGCCTCACCCGCCCGGGCTCGTCGTCCTTCACGAACTTGAGCGCCACGAGCCGCCGCAGCACCAGGTCCTGGACCAGGAAGACGCGCCCCATGCCCCCCTGTCCCAGGAAGCGGATGGGCGCATAGCGCTCCCAGCCCGGCACCGGGAAGGAGGGCTCCGCCTCCGGGGCCGCGGGCTCCAGCGGGCGGGGCGCCCCGACCTGGACCGTGGGCGGGCCGACGAGCGCTTCCTGGAGGGCCGCCCGCGACGCGCTCCGGAGGGAGGCGAGGGTGTCCTCGGACAGTCGCCCCCGGGCGTGGAGCAGGTCCAGGGGGCCTTTCTGCTCGCGTTCGACGGCCGCCCGCAGGGACTCCACCTCGTCGTCGGCCAGCAGGCCCTCGAGGAGCACCGCTCGCAGCTCCGCCTCGTCGTCCTCGCGCATCGGTGTTCCCCGGGCGCGCGTGCGTCCGAGCCCCGCCGGAACGCCGTGCGGGGAGGGTTGTACCACCCCGGCCCTGACGACATCCCGTGCAGGCGCCGGGCTGGATTGATATGCAGGGAGCGCCGGACGGCGATGGACGCCGCCCCGCCCGGTCCCGGAGGGCCCATGTACGCCGATATTGATCTTGCCGCGGTGGGAGTCCCGTTCGCCCGGAGGACGTCGGCCTGAACAGGTCGACGTGAAGGTCCGTCACAGCGCGGTCCTCGCTCCGGGTGCCCTGACGAATCCAGGTGCGCCGCAGGCACCGCTATGTCCGGAGTCCTTCTCAGTGTCTCTCGAAACTTTTGGTTGGGGGCCCCAGCTGGCCCAGGCTTTCTCCCTCGTCGTCGAGTCGTCCCCTCTTCCCCTCGTCCCCGGCCGCGTGGTGCGCCAGGCCCGAGGGCTGCTCACCGTCCAGACCGCGGAGCGCACCCTGCTGGCGCGCACCGCCGGCCGGCTGCT
This region includes:
- a CDS encoding serine/threonine-protein kinase — its product is MREDDEAELRAVLLEGLLADDEVESLRAAVEREQKGPLDLLHARGRLSEDTLASLRSASRAALQEALVGPPTVQVGAPRPLEPAAPEAEPSFPVPGWERYAPIRFLGQGGMGRVFLVQDLVLRRLVALKFVKDDEPGRVRHFVAEAQAQARVEHERVCKVYEVGQVQGRAYIAMQYVDGLPLHQLASQLSVEQKALLLAQAAEGVHAAHRAGLIHRDIKPSNIVVERTADGQWKPYVMDFGLARAPGEGVTATGAILGTPHYMAPEQARGEVSRLDRRVDVYALGATLYALLVGQAPVPGSNALEVLSRIPTEEPRPPRALAPEVPADLEAIVLKCLEKERGARYDSARALVEDLRRFLDGAPVLARSTGPGYRMARLARRHWRGLTLTAVVGLVLLLAGVQAVLARREADVREHLARRFSELAEHVEARARYTALARLHDTREERRTLETRLEDIAREMRAGGEHALGPGNEALGRGWLAMGEPGRAKEALEAAWRHGTRTPRVACALALSLGQLYQEQLRASEHLPALERQGRRKALVAQYREPALEWLRKGGDVDLPPAEYVAALLAYHEERYEDALERLDALGERLPWFFEAPLLRGDVLVARATSHWDAGRREPAQEDLDAARRAHARAASLAESLPEAHLALAGVEQVALRMGMYGQGDVTPHLERALEALERGLTASPRHVPSLVRKALLHRRLAEYRGRQGGDARAPLEAALKAARAALEVEPNRSEARQALGLVLWQEARLRQARSEDPRALLRQSIEAFEGVAPRERGYDYHANLGLIFKVWADHEDAVGEDSLANRQRAIEAYRTAIGIDESLPDAWINLGSAWFKRASNPRSTTAETDLERAREALEKARSLNPRNLVSHFYEAQVHALRAARSRDSGKDARSALDAALSSYRSALALNAEVPQLHGGVGLVHLERARDAWQRGESPFPAVDEAREAFVRARALSPKQGLMFSNLSEALAARAAYRLELGEDPREDAQAAKREAQAALALQPELSTAWANLGHAELLLATYAWERGPGVSHAREATVSDAATRAPRDDHAASPSPEAAARDAAQRNPRDALAVVHALEAAELALREAVTRNSRDEEALRYVAKARRMRALAWRGTRGTGTLIASTPTSVLPQEQESAFTEASQAHEAVLAVSSRPHDDRLALARLLMEHALARHLADASPGDALERGLAHASTVLKVRPDDLEARALHAALELLRARSSPTQSSDEQERAREALSRALVARPRPGRTWAPLLTTSPR
- a CDS encoding RNA polymerase sigma factor; the encoded protein is MKTLNETTSTRFWEMWRQHQPRLLARSVRQLGGNHADAEDALGAAMLRAAEAWPREAHRLHNPEAWLARILHNTCVDQHRARARRADDPTDDTCTEATDALHAPSPEHLLLEREQARLLWRHVACLPESLRQACVLRFERELDGRTMAAQLGLTHVNTRRRLMRACQVLRVALTGSVDRSTQGEPFPRAPARAPRARLEPATRWRSARARPPRPAHRRADG
- a CDS encoding sigma 54-interacting transcriptional regulator, giving the protein MSQRILDDVSTASPPRRGGDSQSAPLAPALTLVSHPLASRVGERYVLEALLAGREVALSRNEPLFTRVGEGVGRPLADPFLSRRPLRFLPRPEGGLRLEVDAGGTSVVVGGAGGGAWDFRPEVLEAGVTLELGGRVVLLLHRVALDAERSADTLGMVGQSLALGRVRTRVRQVADLEVPVLVRGETGSGKELVARALHQRSPRRRGPFISVNVGTLARELAASELFGAQRGAYTGASQSREGFFRAAHGGTLFLDEVGEAPPEVQVALLRVLETGEVFPVGSHTPVVTDVRLVAATDAPLEELIEQGRFRAPLLHRLSGYTLQMPALRERREDIALLFHHFARQELDALGEAWRLEPEDPYAEPWLPASLATRLLDFDWPGNVRQLRNVVRQLVISSRGQPRLQVDASLEAELGSGKREEPVAQTRRKPAEVSERELLEVLRECSWDLKGTAERLGITRASLYNLVDRSPHIRTVKDLSAEEISRCFHECAGDLDAMVQRLEVSRRALQRRVRELGLGPAE
- a CDS encoding TAXI family TRAP transporter solute-binding subunit; this translates as MTADSLKQHLRRTLRRDLWLTLTPALLLIGVAFAAAFHFIKPAPPKTLVLAMSQDEGGFRYYARKYQDFLAKHDIKLELRSTKGSIENVALLADEASGVDVAFVQSGTVAGDAAGNVVSLGSLSYVPLWVFYRGEPLEDVRQLKGRKVAVGPEGSGTRALAVTLLKANGIDEAPTELMPLEREAAIEQLKQGTVDAIFLISPAESPAIHRLAAVPGIRLLSFTRGAAYARRFPYLSRLVLPRGVFNLASDVPAEDVVVIAPTANLVARDSLHPALAYLLMRAASEVHGNAGLLDGAAEFPAPRETGFPLSDEAKRYYEAGVPLLQRYLPFWAANLVDRLWVMLVPIIAVVVPLFRAVPAVYQWRMRSRIVRWYARLKEIEIQLDENPGQEMLEDMLKRLEEAEREVNRIPMPLAYAENLYFFREHIEVVRRRLIRRLSGGRDGADAHAHSASA